The following proteins are co-located in the Poecile atricapillus isolate bPoeAtr1 chromosome 2, bPoeAtr1.hap1, whole genome shotgun sequence genome:
- the GPR20 gene encoding G-protein coupled receptor 20, whose translation MPTSSTPLPALDSINSTEQPNSNINLFSKFIHSDEQLFTDFYSLWIVLMVVNAIIFLVGVVLNSLALYVFCFRTKTKTTSVIYTINLIVTDLLVGFSLPVRIIMFYSAGDCKNCSLVHIFGYFVNMYCSILFLTCICVDRYLAIVQVEASRKWRNPTCAKGICIFIWIFATVVTFSILTMAIRFAECCLSKILVLMVCEYFFPLIIIIFFTTRIMCALSKPSLMHQSRERRMRAVQLLITVLIIFMICFTPFHVLQVAISINPDMPHNVSLLVYHVTVTLSSLNSCMDPIVYCFVTNNFQSTMKNIFRKTEPEQTNADILGMNKNSKGSNAIIAFSNTIASPLSLPSPSSVQI comes from the coding sequence ATGCCGACCTCCTCCACTCCACTGCCAGCCCTTGACTCTATCAACTCCACCGAGCAACCTAACTCCAACATCAACTTGTTCTCCAAGTTCATTCACTCAGACGAACAGCTGTTCACAGATTTTTATAGCCTGTGGATTGTCCTGATGGTAGTCAATGCCATCATTTTCCTGGTGGGTGTTGTGCTGAACAGCTTGGCACTGTATGTCTTCTGCTTCCGTACCAAGACAAAAACCACCTCTGTTATTTACACCATTAACTTGATCGTAACTGATCTCCTGGTGGGCTTTTCCTTGCCTGTCCGGATCATCATGTTCTACAGTGCAGGGGATTGCAAGAATTGTTCCTTGGTTCACATCTTTGGCTACTTTGTCAATATGTACTGCAGCATCCTTTTCCTGACGTGCATCTGTGTTGACCGCTACCTGGCAATAGTGCAGGTGGAAGCCTCGCGTAAATGGAGGAACCCCACCTGTGCCAAGGGGATCTGCATCTTCATTTGGATCTTTGCCACTGTGGTGACTTTCTCCATCCTGACCATGGCGATAAGGTTTGCCGAGTGCTGCCTCTCCAAGATCCTGGTCCTGATGGTCTGCGAGTACTTCTTCCCCCTCATCATAATCATCTTCTTCACCACCAGGATTATGTGTGCCCTGTCCAAACCCAGCCTCATGCACCAGAGTCGGGAGAGGAGAATGAGGGCTGTGCAGCTCCTTATCACTGTCCTCATCATCTTCATGATCTGCTTCACTCCTTTCCACGTGCTACAGGTTGCAATCTCCATCAACCCAGACATGCCCCACAACGTCAGCCTCCTCGTCTACCACGTGACAGTGACTCTGAGTAGCCTCAATAGCTGCATGGACCCCATTGTCTATTGCTTTGTCACCAATAACTTCCAGTCAACCATGAAAAACATCTTCAGGAAAACCGAGCCAGAGCAAACTAATGCAGACATCCTGGGTATGAACAAGAACTCCAAGGGCTCCAATGCAATCATCGCCTTCTCAAACACAATAGCAAGCCCTCTGAGCTTGCCATCACCAAGCAGTGTCCAGATATAA